The DNA window GCGGGGAGACGGCGCGCGCACTGGCGGCGTGCGGGGCAGCGGTGATCCTGGCAGCCCGGGACGGCGACGCCGCCGCCGGGGTCGCCGCGCGCATCCGCGCCCAGGTACCGCGGGCCGATCTTTCATTCGTGGCACTGGATCTGGCCGACCTGTCCGCTGTCCGCGGGGCGGTCGAACGCATCGGTTCGCGGCCCATCGACCTGCTGATCAACAACGCCGGGGTGATGTACACCCCGTTCGCCCGCACCGCCGACGGGTTCGAGCTGCAGTTCGGCACCAACCACCTGGGTCATTTCCTGCTGACCACGGCGTTGGCGGCCAACCTCCGATCCGCGGCGCACCGCTCCGGGGACCCGGCCCGGGTGGTGACCGTGTCGTCGGACGCGCACCGCGCGCACGCCGTCGATCTGGCCGACCCCGCCTTCGCGCACCGGCCCTACGACAAGTTCGTCGCGTACGCACAGTCCAAGGCCGCCAACGTACTGATGACCGTCGAACTGCAGAACCGCTCGGGCGGCGACGGGATCCGCGCCTTCGCGGTGCATCCCGGCGTGTGTGCCACCGGACTGTCGCGGCACATGTCCCGCGACGACTTCGCGGAGATGAAACGGATGAGTGCGGGCAAGCCGGGATTGCTGAGCAACCTCGAGTCGATTCCGGAGGCGGCCGCCACCTCGGTGTGGGCGGCCACGGCCCCCGCGCTCGGGTCGGCCGGCGGGGCCTACCTCGCCGACTGCGGAATCGACCGGGCCGCCGAACACGCGACCGACCCGGCGACCGCGACGTCGTTGTGGACACTCTCGGAGCAACTCGTGGCGCTGTGAACTACTCCGCCCAACCGCTCCGCCGCAACGCAATCGGGGCCGATCGCGGCGTGCGATCGGCCCCGGCGCGCGTGCCGGTCTACTTCGATTCCGGCGGCAGCATCGCCTTCGACGCGGCGTGCGCGGCCAGCAGCATCTTGGCGCGGTCGCCGCCGCTGCGCTTCTCGACGGCGGCCTCGTTGCCCTTGGCGACCACCACCGGGCCGTTCCCCAGGTTGGCGAGCGCCTGCGCGGCCACGTCGGCGGGCTCGGAGACGTGCAGGCCCGGGATGTCCATGTTCAGACCGGCGCGGGCCATGGCGGGCGTACGCGTGACACCCAGGACCATCTCCAGAACGTCGACGTCGTACTCGCGCATCTCGAGCCACAGGCCCTCGGCGAAGGTGCGGCAGAACGACTTCACGCCCGCGTAGATGCTGATCTGGGCGGAGCCGAGGAAGCCCGCCATCGAACCGACCAGGAGCAGTCCGCCGCGGCGACGATCCTTCATGGGGGCGCCGAAGTGCTGGATCAACTTGAGCTGACCGGTGATGTTGAGGTCGATCACCTGCTGGAAACGATCCAGGTCGCCGGTGACGAACTCGTGGCCGTACGTGTTCGCGCCGGCGTTGTAGACCAGCAGGCCCACCTCGAGACCGTCGGTGACGCTGCGGATCTTGTCGAGCATGTCGGCCGCGGTGAGGTCCACCGACAGCGTGCGCACCTCGACGCCCTTCGCGCGCGCCTTCTCGGCAGTGACCTCGAGGGGCTCCGGCTTGCGGGCCAGCAGGACCAGGTTCAGGCCGGCTTCGGCGAGCTGGACGGCGAACTCCTCGCCGACGCCCTCGGAGCCACCCGCGATGACGGCCCACGGCCCGTACTTGGCAGCGTCGATCATGTATCGATCCTTCGTGTCGATCCCGGACTCCGGGAGTGAGCGGCCCGATCGGTGGTCCGACCGGGCCCGGTACCCCGAGTATGGTGTGACGTGGATCGCAGTACTGCCCCGATTCCACTGGACGGGACTGCTTTCCGGGTCGATTCGGCGGACGTCTGCGCTGGGAACGACTGTCCGGAGACGTCACTCCCGGACGAGCCGGAGGAAGTGCGGGTGGGCCCGCGCGAGGAGGCCCGGCGCCCCGTCGGTGTCCATCGCGTCGTCGCCCACGGCGGTCCACCCACGTAGCGCACGTGTCACGTCCGTCATCGACGCGCCCCGCGGCAGGGGGCGGCGCCGGCCGGGCGTGAACGAGAACATCAGCAGTTGCGCGCCCGGTTGCGTGACGGCGCCGAGCCCGTCGCCGT is part of the Rhodococcus sp. SGAir0479 genome and encodes:
- a CDS encoding SDR family NAD(P)-dependent oxidoreductase, which codes for MGMNGFGPGTTTEEVLDGVDLTGRTALVTGVTGGLGGETARALAACGAAVILAARDGDAAAGVAARIRAQVPRADLSFVALDLADLSAVRGAVERIGSRPIDLLINNAGVMYTPFARTADGFELQFGTNHLGHFLLTTALAANLRSAAHRSGDPARVVTVSSDAHRAHAVDLADPAFAHRPYDKFVAYAQSKAANVLMTVELQNRSGGDGIRAFAVHPGVCATGLSRHMSRDDFAEMKRMSAGKPGLLSNLESIPEAAATSVWAATAPALGSAGGAYLADCGIDRAAEHATDPATATSLWTLSEQLVAL
- a CDS encoding SDR family NAD(P)-dependent oxidoreductase, which produces MIDAAKYGPWAVIAGGSEGVGEEFAVQLAEAGLNLVLLARKPEPLEVTAEKARAKGVEVRTLSVDLTAADMLDKIRSVTDGLEVGLLVYNAGANTYGHEFVTGDLDRFQQVIDLNITGQLKLIQHFGAPMKDRRRGGLLLVGSMAGFLGSAQISIYAGVKSFCRTFAEGLWLEMREYDVDVLEMVLGVTRTPAMARAGLNMDIPGLHVSEPADVAAQALANLGNGPVVVAKGNEAAVEKRSGGDRAKMLLAAHAASKAMLPPESK